The Mercenaria mercenaria strain notata chromosome 6, MADL_Memer_1, whole genome shotgun sequence genome contains the following window.
taaaattactgtatgaaatgaaaaatattgtggCTACACACATGgaacagcaaaacaaaatgttagcCATGAACATGAAACAAGACAAATTCAAATCATCCTTGAAGCTCCCAAAATTAGACCTATTACCTTACAACGGTGACAAGCTCAAGTGGTTAGAATTTTGGGATTCATTTGAGTGTACTATACATAGTAACAAACAATtgtcaaacattgaaaaattcaCTTATCTTAGAAACAAGTTATATGGAGAAGCCAAACGCTCAATAGCGGGTCTTGCACTCTCAGACGAAAATTACACGGTAGCAATTGAAATCCTGAAAGACCGATTCGGGAATATTCAAGAGGTTATCGATTTACATTACAATCAAATGATCAATCTGTTTCCCGCGAGCAATAAAACAGAAAGTTTAAGAGGATTATTGAATAAAGTGGACCAACATATACGAAGTCTAGAAGTACTTCATCAAAACACGGAACAAGACGTGTTTGTATCAATGATACGAACTAAACTTCCAGAAGAAGTATTGCTTCAATTAGAAATTCAGAAAGGAAAGACAGATAAATGGACTGTTTCCAAGCTCCGAGAAAAACTTGATATCTATGTGACAGCACGTGAAAAGGCAGAACAAAAGGCTGTGTCTCAGTCAGAATCGCGGAAAGAAAAACGTGATACAATTTATTCAAGTAATACGGGACAACATCGACAGAAATACCTAGGTAATCAACATATGTCCGATTACTCTAAGCGACCAAATCAAAAAGGCTCTGCTGAAGCTCTTGTTACACatgaacaacagaaaactgcaaaATGTGAAACACCAAATACAACGAACACGTTTAACAAGTGTCGGTACTGCGATAATAAACACTGGAGCGATGAGTGTCCAATATTTCGTACTATTGATGAAaggaagaaaaaattaaaagggaGTTGCTTCAAGTGTTTGAAGCCCGGACATTCTTCATCTGAGTGCAAAGGAAATAAACATTGTGTGTATTGCGGAGGATTCAATGTGCATCATAGAAGTTTATGTTTGCAGAAATTCAGACCAACGGAGTTTTGTGCGATTAGTTCCGAGACGAACGTGTCATCTGACGTCAATGAAGTTTTAAGTGAAAATGTGCTTATTTCTTCTAGCGAAATGGTATTAATGCAGACAGCCAGAACAGAAGTGAAAGGTCCAAtgcaaaatcaatgtaaaaaTGTGCGAGTTCTACTCGATTCGGGTTCACAAAGAACTTATATTACACAGGCATTGGCAGAGAAACTTGGGATTAAGCAAGGAAAAGAAGAGCAGATAAAGTTAGTAACTTTTGGAACCCAAAACGATAAAAACGTTTTCTACACAAGTGAGCATGAAGTTGAAGAATGGCGAATACATAGAAATCAGTGCAAATATAGTGCCTGTTATAAGCGGAAGCATACAGAAAAGACAGTTAAACATATGTTCAAATGAAAATCTGAAATATCTTGTAACAAGTCTAGATATGGCCGACACACACATTTCTACTGAAGGATCTTCAAGTATTGACATGTTATTGGGAAACGATTACTATCTTGACGTAGTCATGTTGCAAAAGATTGAAGTACAACCTGGACTTTACATACTGGCATCAAAGCTTGGCTGGATCCTTACGGGTAGGACTAATGAAACAAATGAAGGTGATAGTGAATCCAATATGTTTATTCTTACACATGGAACAAATATGTCAAAAACCAAAGTGTTCTCAAAAGTTGATTCAGTCGTACAGACAAAACCTGACTTGGAAGATTTTTGGAAGATAGAATCACTTGGAATTTCCGAAGAACAAGATGGAATAAGTGACAAAATTGCACTGACAAAATTCAAAGAAACCTTGAGATATGACAATGGAATGTATCACGTTACATGGCCGTGGAAAGAGGCTGCACCAGAATTACCAGACAACAGAGATCTTGCATTGGCTAGATTAAGATCAAATGTCGCTAGAATGAGAAATAAACCAGATATACTAGACAAATACAACAATGTGATTAAAGAACAACTCAGCAAAGGAATGACTGAACCAGTTGAAACTAATACGACGAGTGATTTGGTGCATTACATTCCCCATCATGCTGTTATCACACCACATAAATCTACAACTAAGTTGCGTGTGGTATATGATGCTTCGGCAAAAACGAAAGCTGAAAACAGAAGTTTAAATGATAGTCTCTATAGAGATCCTGTAATGTTGCATGATTTATGCGGATTGCTCATGCGTTTCAGACTCAATAGGATCGCTCTTGTTTCCGATATAGAAAAGGCGTTTCTACAGATAGGATTACAACCTAGCCAACGAGATGTCACGAGATTTCTTTGGATTAAAGATATTAAACAGCCCGTtgtgtttactgaaaatattcAAGAGTACAGATTTTGCCGTGTACCATTTGGCGTAATATCTAGTCCTTTTCTGTTAGGTGCAACAATTGAGAGTCATCTAGAAAGGTATGGTAATAGCACTGCCGAAAAGATCAAAGATGATATTTACGTTGATAACGTTATTACGGGCACAAATACTTGGCCAGAAGCGTTCGAACTGTACTCTGACAGCAAAAAGATGTTTAATGACGCATCAGTGAATTTAAGAGAATGGGCATCCAACAGTAAGGAACTTATGGAAATGATACCATCAAAGGACAAGACAGATGATCAAGTAATAAAGGTATTAGGACACACTTGGAATACATCGAATGATACTCTTGCATTGTGTGTGACAGATATCACGTGTGAAACCAGAAGATTGACCAAAAGgattatgttaaaacagatttcatCTGTGTTTGATCCGTTAGGATTATTGTGTCCAGTTGTGCTAAAGGGAAAACTACTTTTGCAATCAATATGGAAAAAGAAAATAGGCTGGGACGATACAATAGATGATTCTGATAGTGAAATTGTAAATTCATGGCGAAATGTGAAAGAAgacttgaaaaatatttcaagctttacAATTTCAAGGTGTATTGCAATGAACACAATTGTGGATAAAACGGAACATTCACTTGTATGCTTTTGTGATGCATCGGCAATGGCTTACGCAACTGTAATATACCTTCATCAGAGAagtgaaaaagaaacaacagtgAATTTAGTATTCACTAAAAGTAGCCTATGAAAGGTATGACTATTCCACGATTAGAACTGATGGCGGTGCTGATAGGTGTTCGTTGTTTGAAATTTGTTACGGACCAATTAAAGTTGGATTTGAAACAACTGTATCTATGGACAGATTCACAGTGCGTTTTACACTGGATAAAGTCTACAAAGGTATTGCCtgtttttattcaaaacagaGTGAAAGAGATAAGATCAAACCAAAACATCAACTTTAAACATGTTTCGGGAAGTGAAAATCCTGCAGATATTGCTTCAAGGAGTTCTTACTTAAAGGAAGTCAGTAATTGTGAATTGTGGTGGCATGGCCCACAATGGTTACTACAGGCTCCGAACACATGGGCAGATCACGATCATAATACAAGTACAAACtgtccacaagacgaacaggaaGCACATGATACAGAAAGCATGGTGCTACAAGTTTCTGATGAAGACAAGAATGATACAAATCTTGTGCCATTTGGAATAAACATTGAGAAGTATTCCTCCTTAACAAAGTTACTTCGAGTTTCAGCCCTTACACTCAGATTCGTTAAGAAAATACGACAACAATCCTGTGAGAATGGGTATTTAAAATCCTCCGAATTAAAGGACGTAGAGCAAAAATGGCTTTTACATGTTCAGAAGAAATACTTTGCAAGTGAATTAGACGCAATTTCAAATGCCAAAAGGAACAACCTGCAAGTACAGTTGGGCCTTTACATAGATGAAAATGGATTATTGCGATGTCAAGGGCGGTTAGAAAATGCCGGATTGTGTGAAAACGCTAGACACCCTATCTTGTTACACAAAAAGGATACGTTTACACATcttgttatagaaaaaatgcaCAAGGAAATATTACACAGTGGTGTTTCACAGACCTTAGCTGGAGTAAGACAAAGATTTTGGATTCCACATGGCCGAGCTGCTGTGAAGTATGTCATAAACAAGTGTACAATTTGTCGCCGGTTTGAAGGTGCACCTTACGAGATGCCGCCGATGCCTCCTCTACCAAAATCACGAGTTACGGAAGCAAAACCCTTCAGACGCACAGGATTGGATTACTTAGGCCCACACTTTGTGAAGAACAAAACGCCTAAAAAAGTTTGGATTTGTTTATTTACCTGCCTAGTAACTCGAGCAGTACATTTAGAAGTTGTCCTAGATATGACCACTGAAGAGTTTTTATTGTGTTTCAGACGATTTGTGTCACAAAAAGGCGCACCAACACAGATTATTAGTGATAATGGCTCCCAATTTAAAGCTGCTAGCTCAATCGTAGATCAGATATGGAGAAAAACGATTAGCAGTGAAGAAGTTCAAACATATGTGTCAAACGCAAGAATAACGTGGATTTTCATAATTGAATTATCTCCCTGGATGGGTGGATTCTATGAACGTCTCGTTGGTCTTGTGAAAAGAGTATTTCGAAAAGCATTAGGAAGACGTCTTCTGACACTTATTCAGTTACAAACACTAGTTAAAGAAGCCGAAGCCGTTATAAATTCAAGACCACTGGTGTATGTAGGCGATGACGTCAACTCAAGCATTACGTTAACGCCCAATCACTTTTTAACTTTAATCCCAACTATTGGTATACCAGAGTCAGAAAAAGATGACAAAGATACTGATTTCAGGACAAAGGAAAGTACAAAAGATCGGCTGCTTGAAATATGGAAAAAAGGTCAAAAAGTACTTAATATGTTTTGGACCATTTGGCGCAATGACTACCTCTTAAGCCTCCGAGAGCGAACGCAAACGCGCCTAAAAACTGGACGATCACACTTTGAAAATCATCCACAAGAAGGTGATATAGTATTAGTGAAAGATGATCTCCCCAGAGGAAGTTGGAAATGTGGCAAAATAGTAAAATTAGTGCAGAGCAGTGACAATCAGATACGTTCGGCAAAGGTCAAGATGCCATCTGGAAAATTGCTTGGACGTCCATTATGCTTGCTTTATCCTATTGAAACGTCAACCTGTGTTAGTGATACAGTTTCGCCACATGTTGATACGTCAAGTGTTAAAGTTAGTGAACCAATTAAATTTGTCCGTGTACCACGCGCGGCTGCGGAGGATGCTAAGCGCAAAATTCGTGAACAACTCTCACAATAATACAGCAGATATGTGTTACAGAATTTGTTTAATACAAATTAGTACTGTACAGACAATGAGAAATACTCGTTTTAGtgtaaatgaaatgtttaataatatattgtaacTAATTGAGTGttgaatgaaaatttaatgtatgCATTATCCTATACACTTATACACCGCCATGTACTTTAAGAGAGGTGTATAGTCAAGTAAAATACTTAAACTCCTCGAGGTGCACGTGAATATTGTAAATTGGCGGTGCAAAGTGATCTTGTAATGTTTAACCATGAAATGCACGTGATTTTCGTGTAGCGGTGTATACCTATAAGGTAGTGTAAGCTTTATAAGtgtattgattttgaaaatttgtcacAAAGGAGTAATCATCATGACAGTGTATTGTGATACGTGTAACAAAAGTTACAAAAGTATGAGAAGTTTAAAGCGacacataaaagaaaaacattctggaATAGAATATTTTGCGTGTACAGAATATAATTGTTCATCACGTTTTATAAGAAGAAACTATCTTAGTAAGCATCtaattttgaaacataaattCCAGTCAAGTAAAGCCAAAGAAACAGCAATTAATGTTCCTAGAGGAGATAAAGAGAAACAGCATAGTGGTGCTTACTATGAGGACATAAGTGAGGACGAAAGCATATTTAGCCTTATACAGGAAATGGAAGGAAATGGTGACAATGTCAGCCTAGAATATGTAGGTGCTATATCAAATTTCGACATTTCGTTACTTCAAGAGCCGGTTAACAAGGAAGACGACACAATCACGTACGAGAGTACTATGAGTGAAGAAATAAATGAGAATGTAGTGGATAGTGTTGAAAAtgaatgtgaaaataaaagtGTGAATGATGAAAGTGATAAAAATGGAGTAAAGTGTGGTGAAAAGGAAAAttgtgtaaaaaatgaaaaaagtgtgcTTTCTAGAGTGTTACAAAATGATTCAGAATTGGAGCTGGATTATAATGATGTTAGTGATTGTTCTAATGATGACGTCATGGAAAATGTTGATGACGTCACGAGTACATCTAATTTAAAGTCAGCTGATATTAATCAGGATAAAATTTATGACGTCATTGAAAACGATAATGACGTCATGGAAAATGATGATGACGTCACGAACGATGATAACTCAAAATATGACGAAAATAATAACCAGACCAATACGATTTTCATATATGAGGATATAAGCGATACCGAAGTTGATCATTGGGATGAAATTAGTAATGATCAATCTATTGTGCCTTCCAACCTGCAAACAAGAGTGCAAACATTAACCTTAACTTTCTGCAAAATATCTACCTATAGCAATGAAATGGAAATAGATTCATATATTTCTGCTAGTCATGATTACTCAGAAGACTGGTTTTAAACTTCTATACCATTAGAACGTTGTTAAAAGGATAGCGATAAACTGAATAGTGATACATTATAAACAGAAAGTTATTTCATGATGATGTTGACATTACGATGATTATTTGACATTCTGTATAAATACTTTGTGTcattgtatttttgttgttgttgttgttgttttcacaaCCACAAATGTTACAATTATATAAATTAAGTAACAAATCATATTTACTGTTTGTCGTCGGGAGTGTCGTAAACGATATATATTTGTTAACCTTATAGCCGACGGCACCTTGATATCATGGTTTATCACTATTACATAATGTACCGCCGGCATATCTTTATATTCATATTCCGCCGGTTCCAAATAATTAACTCGTTTTCCACGTGTTTTTCCTGAACTGTTTTAAACTTGCTATAGTATATAAGGACTTGATTCTGTTAtaataaaaaaaggttacttGATGTTTAGATAATATTGCTGTATGTGAcaaaaatggaaatattaaaaGTTGTTAGAAATGTTGACGTGTTACTGATTAATTTGTAgttattaaaacatatgaattCTGGTAAATATGGATTGTTTGCTACACTGCatgtaaacataatgacatgtccgtttgacaagataacatggtcagtagacaagacactatagcaaacggacaaaataatacagctttaaacaagttaacacCTACgtaaacataatggcatgttCTTTGACAAAATActagcaaacagacaaaataacacagctttaaacaagttaacacTTATGTAAACATATTGACATGTCCTcttgacaagataacatggtcagtagacaagacagtatagcaaacagacaaaataacacag
Protein-coding sequences here:
- the LOC123524309 gene encoding uncharacterized protein LOC123524309 is translated as MTVYCDTCNKSYKSMRSLKRHIKEKHSGIEYFACTEYNCSSRFIRRNYLSKHLILKHKFQSSKAKETAINVPRGDKEKQHSGAYYEDISEDESIFSLIQEMEGNGDNVSLEYVGAISNFDISLLQEPVNKEDDTITYESTMSEEINENVVDSVENECENKSVNDESDKNGVKCGEKENCVKNEKSVLSRVLQNDSELELDYNDVSDCSNDDVMENVDDVTSTSNLKSADINQDKIYDVIENDNDVMENDDDVTNDDNSKYDENNNQTNTIFIYEDISDTEVDHWDEISNDQSIVPSNLQTRVQTLTLTFCKISTYSNEMEIDSYISASHDYSEDWF
- the LOC123545214 gene encoding uncharacterized protein LOC123545214: MADTHISTEGSSSIDMLLGNDYYLDVVMLQKIEVQPGLYILASKLGWILTGRTNETNEGDSESNMFILTHGTNMSKTKVFSKVDSVVQTKPDLEDFWKIESLGISEEQDGISDKIALTKFKETLRYDNGMYHVTWPWKEAAPELPDNRDLALARLRSNVARMRNKPDILDKYNNVIKEQLSKGMTEPVETNTTSDLVHYIPHHAVITPHKSTTKLRVVYDASAKTKAENRSLNDSLYRDPVMLHDLCGLLMRFRLNRIALVSDIEKAFLQIGLQPSQRDVTRFLWIKDIKQPVVFTENIQEYRFCRVPFGVISSPFLLGATIESHLERYGNSTAEKIKDDIYVDNVITGTNTWPEAFELYSDSKKMFNDASVNLREWASNSKELMEMIPSKDKTDDQVIKVLGHTWNTSNDTLALCVTDITCETRRLTKRIMLKQISSVFDPLGLLCPVVLKGKLLLQSIWKKKIGWDDTIDDSDSEIVNSWRNVKEDLKNISSFTISRCIAMNTIVDKTEHSLVCFCDASAMAYATVIYLHQRSEKETTVNLVFTKSSL
- the LOC123555228 gene encoding uncharacterized protein LOC123555228; the protein is MTIPRLELMAVLIGVRCLKFVTDQLKLDLKQLYLWTDSQCVLHWIKSTKVLPVFIQNRVKEIRSNQNINFKHVSGSENPADIASRSSYLKEVSNCELWWHGPQWLLQAPNTWADHDHNTSTNCPQDEQEAHDTESMVLQVSDEDKNDTNLVPFGINIEKYSSLTKLLRVSALTLRFVKKIRQQSCENGYLKSSELKDVEQKWLLHVQKKYFASELDAISNAKRNNLQVQLGLYIDENGLLRCQGRLENAGLCENARHPILLHKKDTFTHLVIEKMHKEILHSGVSQTLAGVRQRFWIPHGRAAVKYVINKCTICRRFEGAPYEMPPMPPLPKSRVTEAKPFRRTGLDYLGPHFVKNKTPKKVWICLFTCLVTRAVHLEVVLDMTTEEFLLCFRRFVSQKGAPTQIISDNGSQFKAASSIVDQIWRKTISSEEVQTYVSNARITWIFIIELSPWMGGFYERLVGLVKRVFRKALGRRLLTLIQLQTLVKEAEAVINSRPLVYVGDDVNSSITLTPNHFLTLIPTIGIPESEKDDKDTDFRTKESTKDRLLEIWKKGQKVLNMFWTIWRNDYLLSLRERTQTRLKTGRSHFENHPQEGDIVLVKDDLPRGSWKCGKIVKLVQSSDNQIRSAKVKMPSGKLLGRPLCLLYPIETSTCVSDTVSPHVDTSSVKVSEPIKFVRVPRAAAEDAKRKIREQLSQ
- the LOC123524328 gene encoding uncharacterized protein LOC123524328 is translated as MANIPYLKGVRTRYVNILKTEVEIAEGILQKDLEYCDKDEYVECVMKCVEKMQVYREKLENQTDKLASALSKEEETYIQTILEEDCSLCEKARDMCMDLKNSKEKLLFLKNKEEELEEKKQMVSASDILKLLYEMKNIVATHMEQQNKMLAMNMKQDKFKSSLKLPKLDLLPYNGDKLKWLEFWDSFECTIHSNKQLSNIEKFTYLRNKLYGEAKRSIAGLALSDENYTVAIEILKDRFGNIQEVIDLHYNQMINLFPASNKTESLRGLLNKVDQHIRSLEVLHQNTEQDVFVSMIRTKLPEEVLLQLEIQKGKTDKWTVSKLREKLDIYVTAREKAEQKAVSQSESRKEKRDTIYSSNTGQHRQKYLGNQHMSDYSKRPNQKGSAEALVTHEQQKTAKCETPNTTNTFNKCRYCDNKHWSDECPIFRTIDERKKKLKGSCFKCLKPGHSSSECKGNKHCVYCGGFNVHHRSLCLQKFRPTEFCAISSETNVSSDVNEVLSENVLISSSEMVLMQTARTEVKGPMQNQCKNVRVLLDSGSQRTYITQALAEKLGIKQGKEEQIKLVTFGTQNDKNVFYTSEHEVEEWRIHRNQCKYSACYKRKHTEKTVKHMFK